Proteins encoded within one genomic window of Sphaerotilus montanus:
- a CDS encoding DsbC family protein — MTPRLATFAAAALAALTLLAGPARADEADIRKTLTERFANLPRIDEIRPSPMAGVWEVRIGTDIMYSDAKGTYLLQGALIDTATRRNLTEERVDKLTAIDFASLPLKDAIVWKNGNGKRRIAVFADPNCGYCKRLEKDLVNVKDVTVYNFLIPILGGDSPDKAKAIWCAKDNTAAWRGWMVDGNVPARVMGQCDASAIERNSALAKKHRVTGTPAIVFEDGTRAPGAIPAAEIEKRLAAKS, encoded by the coding sequence ATGACTCCGCGCCTCGCCACGTTCGCCGCCGCCGCGCTCGCCGCCCTGACCCTGCTGGCAGGCCCTGCCCGCGCCGACGAAGCCGACATCCGCAAGACGCTGACCGAGCGCTTCGCCAACCTGCCCAGGATCGACGAGATCCGTCCCTCGCCGATGGCTGGCGTCTGGGAGGTGCGCATCGGCACCGACATCATGTATTCCGACGCCAAGGGCACCTACCTGCTCCAGGGCGCGCTGATCGACACCGCCACCCGCCGCAACCTCACCGAAGAGCGGGTGGACAAGCTCACCGCGATCGACTTCGCCAGCCTGCCGCTGAAGGACGCCATCGTCTGGAAGAACGGCAATGGCAAGCGCAGGATCGCCGTCTTCGCCGACCCGAACTGCGGCTACTGCAAGCGGCTGGAAAAGGACCTCGTCAATGTGAAGGACGTGACGGTCTACAACTTCCTGATCCCGATCCTCGGCGGCGACTCGCCGGACAAGGCCAAGGCGATCTGGTGCGCCAAGGACAACACGGCCGCCTGGCGTGGCTGGATGGTCGATGGCAACGTGCCCGCGCGGGTGATGGGCCAGTGCGACGCGTCGGCGATCGAGCGCAACTCGGCCCTGGCGAAGAAGCACCGCGTCACCGGCACCCCCGCCATCGTGTTCGAGGACGGCACGCGCGCCCCTGGCGCCATTCCGGCCGCGGAAATCGAGAAGCGGCTGGCCGCGAAGTCCTGA
- a CDS encoding CAP domain-containing protein — translation MLSRFVLVGLVAAATPTVADPATGLAEAQSTELLLAHNRWRSRVGVPPLVWSEGLAESSARWAARLDQGGQCGMEHSDTPDLGENLYWASPIRWSTGLVTVQDVRPGFVTDVWGRESADFQVEANTCTPGKTCGHYTQIVWRSTREVGCAVRVCAAKDQIWVCQYRPAGNFIGERPF, via the coding sequence GTGCTGAGCAGATTCGTCCTGGTGGGGCTGGTGGCTGCAGCGACGCCAACGGTTGCGGATCCAGCCACCGGCCTGGCCGAGGCCCAGTCCACGGAGCTCCTGCTGGCGCACAACCGCTGGCGCTCCCGCGTCGGCGTGCCGCCGCTGGTCTGGTCGGAGGGACTTGCGGAATCCTCCGCCCGCTGGGCGGCGCGGCTCGACCAGGGCGGGCAATGCGGCATGGAACACAGCGACACGCCCGACTTGGGCGAGAACCTCTACTGGGCCAGCCCCATCCGCTGGAGCACTGGCCTGGTCACCGTGCAGGACGTCCGCCCCGGATTTGTCACCGACGTCTGGGGCCGCGAATCGGCGGATTTCCAGGTAGAGGCCAACACCTGCACGCCCGGCAAGACCTGTGGCCACTACACCCAGATCGTCTGGCGCTCCACCCGCGAGGTGGGCTGTGCCGTGCGGGTGTGCGCCGCGAAGGACCAGATCTGGGTCTGCCAGTACCGGCCGGCAGGCAACTTCATCGGGGAGCGGCCGTTCTGA
- a CDS encoding tRNA(His) guanylyltransferase Thg1 family protein gives MRFEELDARLRTFETNDDHCVLPGLHIVVRLDGRGFTRQTREVWRLDAPFDVRFRDHMLDTVEHLMTACGFGVVYGYTQSDEISLLLRRDDATFGRKTRKLLSILAGEASARFTLAMGQMACFDARICPLPTPADVIDYFRWRHEDAHRNALNAHGYWLLRGQGQSAQAATAALAGLSVADKNELLFRGGIQFNTLPAWHKRGAALYMREETRPGVDPRTGASRPALRRVLHRDLELPVGEAYGAFVRAFVC, from the coding sequence ATGAGATTCGAGGAACTGGACGCCCGGCTGCGGACCTTCGAAACCAACGACGACCACTGCGTGCTGCCGGGCCTGCACATCGTCGTGCGGCTGGACGGCCGCGGCTTCACGCGCCAGACGCGCGAGGTGTGGCGGCTCGACGCGCCGTTCGACGTGCGCTTTCGCGACCACATGCTCGACACCGTCGAGCACCTGATGACCGCCTGCGGCTTCGGCGTCGTCTACGGCTACACCCAGAGCGACGAGATCTCGCTGCTGCTGCGCCGCGACGACGCCACCTTCGGCCGCAAGACCCGCAAGCTCCTGTCCATCCTGGCGGGCGAGGCCAGCGCGCGCTTCACGCTGGCGATGGGGCAGATGGCCTGTTTCGATGCACGCATCTGCCCGCTGCCGACCCCCGCCGACGTCATCGACTACTTCCGCTGGCGCCACGAGGATGCCCACCGCAATGCGCTCAACGCCCACGGCTACTGGCTGCTGCGCGGACAAGGTCAGTCGGCGCAGGCCGCGACGGCGGCGCTGGCGGGGTTGTCGGTAGCGGACAAGAACGAGCTGCTCTTTCGCGGCGGGATCCAGTTCAACACGCTGCCGGCCTGGCACAAGCGGGGCGCGGCGCTCTACATGCGTGAAGAGACGCGCCCAGGCGTCGACCCGAGAACCGGGGCCTCCCGACCTGCGCTGCGGCGCGTGCTGCACCGGGATCTGGAACTGCCGGTCGGGGAGGCCTATGGCGCATTCGTGCGGGCCTTCGTGTGCTGA
- a CDS encoding ATP-binding protein, which yields MELVLFIGPPAAGKSTFYAARFAQTHLRLSLDMLRTRHRETLLVSACLAARQPVVIDNTNPTRAERAVYIDQARASGFGVTGYRFEVPYAQLIARNALRSGRARVPEVAIRATLAKFELPGLDEGFDQLWQVGPDVLGTGFEVLPWPAPGPDEA from the coding sequence ATGGAACTCGTTCTCTTCATCGGCCCGCCCGCCGCGGGCAAATCCACCTTCTACGCGGCCCGCTTCGCGCAGACCCACCTGCGCCTGAGCCTGGACATGCTGCGCACGCGCCACCGGGAAACGCTGCTGGTGAGCGCCTGCCTGGCGGCCCGCCAGCCGGTGGTGATCGACAACACCAACCCGACGCGGGCCGAGCGGGCGGTCTACATCGACCAGGCCCGGGCAAGCGGCTTTGGCGTCACGGGCTACCGCTTCGAGGTGCCGTATGCACAACTGATCGCCCGCAACGCGCTGCGCAGCGGGCGGGCGAGGGTGCCGGAGGTGGCGATCCGCGCCACGCTGGCCAAGTTCGAGCTGCCTGGGCTCGATGAGGGATTCGACCAGTTGTGGCAGGTCGGCCCTGACGTCTTGGGCACCGGGTTCGAGGTTCTGCCGTGGCCCGCTCCTGGGCCTGATGAAGCCTGA